CAGTTTTATCCGCCACCGTATGCCACATTACGGAAAACCCGATGTGGACACCATTGAAAATTTGTCCGTAGCCTTTATTATCAATCAAAAACGATTAGGTGGTAATGCTCGTTCAACAGTTGGAACAATTACAGATATTTATTCTGTATTACGTTTATTGTTTTCCAGAATTGGAGAGCCATTTGTCGGTTATTCAGACGTTTTTTCATTCAACAATCCGGCTGGAATGTGTGAATATTGCGAGGGCTTGGGCAAAATTGAAACCATTGATATTGAAAGGCTGTTAGATAAAAATAAATCCTTAAATGAGGGGGCTATCCGTTTTCCAACTTTTGAACCCAGCGGTTGGCGATTAACCCGCTATATTCATTCAGGCTTTTTTAATAATGACAAAACAATTAAGGACTATTCTACCGAAGAACTGGAGCTGTTACTTTACGCTGATGGAATTAAGGTTAAAAATCCTACCCCCGAATGGCATAAAACCTCATTGTATGAGGGTTTGCTTCCACGCATTGAACGGAGTTTTCTTAAAAAAGAAGATGGAGAAAAGGTTAGATATGGAAAAGAAATTGAGCGGTTTGTTGTAAAGCAGGGTTGTCCCCACTGTCATGGAACACGCTTGAATGATAAGGTACTATCTTGCAAAGTGAACGGAAAAAATATTGCGGAATGCGCAGATATGCAAATAAATGAGCTTTTGGATTTTGTTCAATCTATTCATGCTCCCGTAGCCGCTACAATCGTTTCGGAACTTGTGAATCGGATTCAGCACATGATATCCATTGGGCTAGGCTATTTAAACTTAGGCAGAGAAACCTCTACACTTTCAGGTGGAGAGTCGCAAAGAATTAAAATGGTTAGCCAGCTTGGCAGTAGCTTGACCGACCTTACTTACATTTTTGACGAACCGAGTATAGGGCTTCACCCTCATGACATAAGCAAAATTAATGAGCTTATGAGGTTGTTGCGTGACAAAGGGAACACTGTTCTGATCGTAGAGCATGATCCAGACATGATAAAAATTGCAGACCATATTATTGATATGGGACCAGGTGCAGGAAGCCACGGAGGGGAAGTTGTATATCAAGGAAATTTGGATGGGCTGAAAACAGCGGGTACCCTCACGGGAAAATACTTATCCTACTGCCCCAAACTAAAATCTGATATTCGTGCCCCGAAAACTTGGCTTTCTATTCAAAATGCAACCATGCATAATTTGAAGAACCTTTCGGTTGATATACCAAGAGGAGTAATGACTGTTGTAACCGGAGTTGCCGGTTCAGGAAAAAGTACGCTTATTAATGGGGTATTGCCACGGTTATATCCAGAAACTGTTTTTATTGACCAGAAAGGAATTCAAGCGTCAAAACGTTCCAACATTGCAACCTTTACAGGTATCTTTGATATTATCAGAAAATTATTTACGAAAAGGAACGGTGTAAGCGCCTCCCTATTCAGTTTCAATTCACAAGGTGCTTGTCCTGCCTGCAAAGGTCTAGGAGTTACTTATACAGATTTGGCGTTTATGGATACAATTGTTACGGTATGTGAGGAATGTCACGGAAACCGTTATACGGACGAAGTGCTTGCCTATCAGCTAAGAGGAAAAAGTATTGCCGATGTTCTTAAAATGACGGTCACAGAAGCCTTAGAATATTTTCAGGAAAAAGAAATCATAACGGTACTAAAACGGCTTTCAGACGTTGGTATCACTTATGTTTCTTTAGGACAACCATTAAGCACGCTTTCAGGTGGTGAATTACAGCGAATTAAACTTGCTTCCGAACTCGAAAACGGTGGTCAGATTTATGTTTTGGACGAACCGTCAACAGGTTTGCATATGGCTGATATAAAACAGTTGATTAGTGTAATGAATCGCCTTGTAGAACAAAATTCCACTCTTATTGTTATAGAACACAATTTGGATATTATTTGTCAAGCAGATTGGATTATTGACATAGGCCCCTATGCAGGACAGAATGGTGGTAAGATCATGTTTACAGGATTACCAAAAGATTTAATCAACTGTCCCGATTCTTTAACTGGAAAGCACTTGAAAAAGTATATTAATGAAAAATAGGAGGTTGACTTAATGGCTATAAAAGAATTAGAGGAAAGTTATGTTCCCTTTCAATGCATGATTGTATCAGATTCAAATCGGTTCAATGTTGAGGGTGTTTCAACGGCACAATACTATATCCTCGATACATTGAATAAGCAAGGGGCGAAAACCACGAAAGAACTTGCTGAAATGAGAGGTATCTCACAATCTGGTATTTCAAAATTAACAAAGCGTTTGCTGGAAAAAAAGTATATTATTCAGGAAAGGCAGGCGAATGACCGCCGCTCTTACAATATTGTTCTTACCAAAGATGGAAAAGCTTTTTTAAATCGTGTTGAGGATTTTGGAAATGAAATTATGAACCTAATTGAAGAAGCATTAACAGAGGAAGAAGTACATGCCTTTTCAATGATGTGCAAAAGGGTTACGAGCTTATACGCAAGAAAGCAATAGGCATACTTAGGAGAATACGAGAATTTATCTGCCCTACGGTAAATAAAAAAAACCGTAGTTATGGCATATGTTTCGTTGTGCTGTAATTGCATATGGAGCAGGGCACTTCAGAACAGCGGTAATATTGAAAGTCGTGACTCAGGTAATTATGCATTGGATGAAAGTAAAGAAATCGCACGATTAAAACGGGAGTTGCGGGATACTCAAGATGCATTGGATGTCTTAAAAAAGGCTATCGGCATTCTGGGAAAATAACCGAAGCGATTTATGTTGAGGTTACCAAAAAGGGTTCTTCCGTAAAAAGCCGTTTACTAAACGATTTATTAAACCTGAAGTGATATAATAAAGACATCAAATAGAAAGAAAGGGTGGTAAAAATGGATTCACCAAATACCCTGATTTTGGATCATTACTTCCCATCCGATGTTTTAAAGATCACGGAAGTAATTGAAACTGATAAAATCATTATTCATATGAAATCTCTTTCCAGAACCTGTGTCTGTCCCAGGTGTCACCAGACACTTAAGCATTATCACGGTACCTATACAAGAAAAGTTCAGGATCTTCCCATACTGGGAAAAAATGTTCAGCTCCGGATTAAAGCCCATGAGTACATCTGTGACAATGAAGCGTGCTCGGTTAAAACCGTTGCTGAAACATTTGATGGCTTTCTTAACACAAACCGAAGAATGACTCAGCGATGTGAAGATTTCATCTGTATGCTGGCAATGGAAACCAGTTGTGAGGGGTGCGCACGGATCTGTCAGGCAATGAATCTGAATATCAGCGGCGATAGCGTGATTCGCTTTCTGACAGAACATTATGAGTCTCAGCCGGTTCCAGTTTGTAGTGAAACGATTGGTGTTGATGATTTTGCCTTCAAAAAAAGAAGCCGATACGGAACGGTGATTGTTGACGAAGCCACCCACAAACCGGTTGCAGTTCTGGATGGTCGTGACAGCAATACATTCAAGGCCTGGTTGCGGCAGAACAGACAGGTCAAGCGGATCACTCGAGACCGTGCCGGGGCCTATGCTTCCGCTATTGGGGAAATCCTGCCCGATGCCATGCAGATTGCCGACCGATTTCACCTTCATCAGAATCTATTGGAGGCCGTTCAGAATGCACTCAAATCAGTTATCCCGGCTAATATAAAAATATCAGTTGATCAGGAACAGCCTGCTGGACAGCAACCGACAGAAAGAACTGCAAAAGAAAGGATTAAAAAAAAATGATCCCCCGGCAAGACCGGTCAGTTATGATGAAAACCGGATCCAACGCTACAATGCAGTTAAAGAATACATTGGTGCCGGATTCACGATCATGTAAATTTTCACATTATTTCGGACTGGATTAATCACAATAAATCGGATGAAAAAGAACCAAATAATGCGAAAATAATGGCGTGTTGAAAGTATAATTCCAGTTTTTAATCACATAATCACGCTTTATTTCTCCAGAAAAAAAGGGAAATAACGCCGTCAGGCGCTAAATCCCAGCTTCCGCAGAAGCGGCAAAAACAATCTCTTCATCGATGAGATCACGCTGCTTTTGAAAGGCAAGAATCAGACATTGAGTCACCAGATTACCAACTAATCGTGGGTAACCACCCGTTGAAGACGAAATGGCCTCATAAGCGTTCTCGTTGATCAGATTCCGTGAAACACCAGCATGCTTAAACCGGTGTTTGATGTAGTCCCTGACCTCATCCGGGGTCAATGGCGAAAAATGAAAGCGGGTCACCAGTCGCTGATCAAGCGACCGGTTCTGGTTTAAGGCCAGACGGTTGGCCAAAGTCGGTAAACCAGTAAGAATCAGAATAAAAGGATTGCGTTTATCCATATCAAAGTTAAAAATGATGCTCAGATCGTGAAGAAACTGAGCGGAAGCCGACTGCATCTCATCCAGGATAAAGACCGGGGTGATGCGGCGCTTATCATAAAGATCGGTAATGGCGTTCTGAATCTGAAAGAACAGCTCCACTTTGCGGAATCGGGGTTGTTCCCCCAGCGAAAACGCCAGCCCCCGGTAAAAATCCATGGTTGTGCCGGAAGACATCGGGAAATACATGACCTTATATAAGGACGGATTCAGGGTGTCCGCAAAGACCCGAAGCGTTGATGT
This is a stretch of genomic DNA from Acetobacterium woodii DSM 1030. It encodes these proteins:
- a CDS encoding transposase, translated to MDSPNTLILDHYFPSDVLKITEVIETDKIIIHMKSLSRTCVCPRCHQTLKHYHGTYTRKVQDLPILGKNVQLRIKAHEYICDNEACSVKTVAETFDGFLNTNRRMTQRCEDFICMLAMETSCEGCARICQAMNLNISGDSVIRFLTEHYESQPVPVCSETIGVDDFAFKKRSRYGTVIVDEATHKPVAVLDGRDSNTFKAWLRQNRQVKRITRDRAGAYASAIGEILPDAMQIADRFHLHQNLLEAVQNALKSVIPANIKISVDQEQPAGQQPTERTAKERIKKK
- a CDS encoding ExeA family protein codes for the protein MYKSFFGFQQAPFDKGIDSAMLFQSEAYKEVLARLDYLKTTRGFGLITGDPGVGKTSTLRVFADTLNPSLYKVMYFPMSSGTTMDFYRGLAFSLGEQPRFRKVELFFQIQNAITDLYDKRRITPVFILDEMQSASAQFLHDLSIIFNFDMDKRNPFILILTGLPTLANRLALNQNRSLDQRLVTRFHFSPLTPDEVRDYIKHRFKHAGVSRNLINENAYEAISSSTGGYPRLVGNLVTQCLILAFQKQRDLIDEEIVFAASAEAGI
- a CDS encoding ATP-binding cassette domain-containing protein, whose translation is MSDNYIQVSGARERNLKNINVLIHKKEITVFTGVSGSGKSSLVFDTIAAESQRQLNETYTSFIRHRMPHYGKPDVDTIENLSVAFIINQKRLGGNARSTVGTITDIYSVLRLLFSRIGEPFVGYSDVFSFNNPAGMCEYCEGLGKIETIDIERLLDKNKSLNEGAIRFPTFEPSGWRLTRYIHSGFFNNDKTIKDYSTEELELLLYADGIKVKNPTPEWHKTSLYEGLLPRIERSFLKKEDGEKVRYGKEIERFVVKQGCPHCHGTRLNDKVLSCKVNGKNIAECADMQINELLDFVQSIHAPVAATIVSELVNRIQHMISIGLGYLNLGRETSTLSGGESQRIKMVSQLGSSLTDLTYIFDEPSIGLHPHDISKINELMRLLRDKGNTVLIVEHDPDMIKIADHIIDMGPGAGSHGGEVVYQGNLDGLKTAGTLTGKYLSYCPKLKSDIRAPKTWLSIQNATMHNLKNLSVDIPRGVMTVVTGVAGSGKSTLINGVLPRLYPETVFIDQKGIQASKRSNIATFTGIFDIIRKLFTKRNGVSASLFSFNSQGACPACKGLGVTYTDLAFMDTIVTVCEECHGNRYTDEVLAYQLRGKSIADVLKMTVTEALEYFQEKEIITVLKRLSDVGITYVSLGQPLSTLSGGELQRIKLASELENGGQIYVLDEPSTGLHMADIKQLISVMNRLVEQNSTLIVIEHNLDIICQADWIIDIGPYAGQNGGKIMFTGLPKDLINCPDSLTGKHLKKYINEK
- a CDS encoding MarR family winged helix-turn-helix transcriptional regulator; translated protein: MAIKELEESYVPFQCMIVSDSNRFNVEGVSTAQYYILDTLNKQGAKTTKELAEMRGISQSGISKLTKRLLEKKYIIQERQANDRRSYNIVLTKDGKAFLNRVEDFGNEIMNLIEEALTEEEVHAFSMMCKRVTSLYARKQ